A genome region from Streptomyces antimycoticus includes the following:
- a CDS encoding N-acetylmuramoyl-L-alanine amidase, with product MSNGSFPPEPGRRGGTLAIVLAALIPACFAGWLLWSSLGDSKDDGADGVGAPTTSSTSSPSPPPSGAPAAPSPPTPSGNASGKPLAGKVVVIDPGHNPNNRDHPSQIARLVDIGTDEKECDTTGTATNSGYAEASFTLDVARRARTLLEARGATVRFTQDGDRPYGPCVDERAEIGNKAHADAVVSVHADGAAAGERGFHVILPKSVRGGGADTSAITAPSRRLGERLRSRFAKATGSEPARYIADGSGLDVRGDLGGLNLSTVPKVFIECGNMRDSQDAAQLTDKAWRERAADGVAQGITDFLNE from the coding sequence GTGTCCAACGGCAGCTTTCCTCCTGAGCCCGGTCGCCGCGGCGGCACCCTCGCCATCGTTCTGGCGGCGTTGATACCTGCCTGCTTCGCCGGCTGGCTGCTGTGGAGTTCGCTGGGAGATTCGAAGGACGACGGCGCGGACGGGGTGGGCGCGCCCACGACCTCCTCGACGTCCTCCCCCTCGCCGCCGCCGTCCGGCGCGCCCGCCGCGCCCTCGCCGCCGACGCCGTCCGGAAACGCGTCCGGAAAGCCCCTCGCGGGCAAGGTCGTGGTCATCGACCCCGGCCACAATCCGAACAACCGCGACCACCCCTCGCAGATCGCCCGGCTCGTGGACATCGGGACCGACGAGAAGGAGTGCGACACCACCGGCACGGCCACCAACTCCGGCTATGCCGAGGCGTCCTTCACCCTCGATGTGGCGCGCCGCGCCCGCACCCTGCTCGAAGCGCGCGGCGCCACGGTGCGGTTCACCCAGGACGGCGACCGGCCGTACGGGCCGTGTGTGGACGAGCGCGCGGAGATCGGGAACAAGGCCCATGCCGACGCCGTGGTCTCCGTGCACGCGGACGGCGCGGCCGCCGGGGAGCGCGGCTTCCATGTGATCCTGCCCAAGTCCGTCCGGGGCGGCGGCGCGGACACCTCCGCCATCACCGCCCCCTCCCGCCGGCTCGGCGAGCGGCTGCGCAGCCGGTTCGCCAAAGCCACCGGCAGCGAGCCCGCGCGGTACATCGCCGACGGCAGCGGGCTGGACGTCCGGGGCGATCTGGGCGGGCTCAACCTCTCCACCGTCCCCAAAGTGTTCATCGAGTGCGGCAATATGCGCGACTCCCAGGACGCCGCCCAACTGACCGACAAGGCCTGGCGCGAGCGCGCGGCGGACGGTGTCGCACAGGGCATTACGGACTTCTTGAACGAGTAG